The Streptomyces cyaneogriseus subsp. noncyanogenus region AGCGCGCCCTTGTAGTCCGCAGTGATCTTCGGATCGCGGTAGTCCTTGGTTTTGCCCTTGAACTTGAAGAGCTGACCCTCCTCGCCAAGACGCTGAAGAGCTTTCGCCTTCCGCTCGAAGCCGTGCCGCGTCATGCCGGGCTTCCACTCCAGAGTGACGGTGTGGGGTTCCTTCGTCGTATCCGGCCGGTCCTTGCCGATCCCACCACCGTCGCGGACCGCGTCCTGGGCACGGGAACGGTTGACGATGCTGTTCAGCATGGTCTCCAGCGCCTTGTCGTTGCGCTGGTGGTTCTCGCCCATGACCCGCACGCCCCTGGACACGTCGTGCAGGTGCTTGTGCAACTGGTCCTCGGCCTTCTCGATGGCCTGGAGAATCCTTTCCGCCCCGCCCTCGACGGCCGCCGCCATGGTGCCGCGACCCCGTGTCCGGTCCAGTCCGGCGCGGCTGCGGCGCAGGTGAGGACGGGCGCCGGACTCCTGTTCGTCGGCCTGGGAGGTGATCCGGTCGGCCAGCCGGTCGTGCAGGTCCTTGTCGTTGCGTATGGTGTCGCTCACGCGCCGCCTCCCCGCCCGGTGAGCGTCCCGCCGACGGCATCCAGACCGTCGGAGAGGCCCTCGCCGCCCGCGCGCAGGGTTTTTCCGGGGCTGTAGCCGTCCTGCACACCGACGGCATTGGCGCCAACCTGGATCACGAGGTCGGCAGCCATGCCGCCGAGTGCGGAGAAGACCGGGCCGGTGGCTACGGCCATGAGCTCCTCGACCAGGAGGTGCTCCGCTTCCTTCAACAGCCGCCGGACCACAACGCGCGTAGCCTGGGTGGCGCCCAGCGCACCGATTTCGGAGAGCCCGAGTGTGAACGGCGCGGCTGCCTGGGCGGCGATGATCTCCGCGGCGAGGATGCCCAGCTGGACGATGGCCGCCACCTTCGCGCCGGCCACCGCGGTGGCCGCGCCGTCCAGGGCCATCGCGCCGAGATCGGCGGCCTCGGCGAGGCGTTCCAGATGGATGTCGCTGACCTTGCCCCAGTGCTGCTCGAAGGCCACGGTTGCCAGGCCCTCGTTGTTCTCGAGGAACTCGCGGACGACGCTCTTCGTCGCGTCCCTGCCGTCCCGCACCTGGGAGGCAAAGGAGCGCAGGCCATCCGCCATGTCGCGGTAGTCGTCCTCGTCGACGTTGGGCCACTCGACACCGATGAGGTCCAGTACCCAGGCCGCCTCGTCGGGCAGCACAACCCCCATCCCCGTTCCCCCTCCGTCTTGGCAGGACTACGTCGGGTCGTCCATACGAAGACCGAACGTTACTACGAATGGGGGATGGTCAACGCGGTACAGAGGGGGCAAGCCCCGTTGCCGGTGCGGGAGATGACCGGCTGCGGATTTCGTAGACCGCGGATCAACGGTGACGGAAGGAACCCCCCAGGCGGGGGATGTCCCGGCCGCCCAAACCGGAGTGCCGCCAGGGTCCCGTGTGTTGCCCAGTGCCTGGAGAGGCGGGTGCGTTCGCTATCGGCCGCGGCACGTCCTGTCCGACATCCTCACACCAGTCCTCGGCGCGGCGTTCTCGCTGCCATGCGTCGAAGCCTTCACCGGCCTCGCGGGCTTCCTCGGCGGAGCGTTTCTCGCCCGAACGACGGACCTCGGCAGCACCCGTGAACAAAGCGGCCGTGTACTCCGGGTCTGTGAAAGCCTCCTGCGCCGTGAGGTCACCGCGCAGGACCGCGGTGGCCATCTCCCTCAGCTTGGGGTCGGAACCGGCGCTCAGGCTCCGCAGCGTACGGTGCAGGCTACGGGCCCGGTCCTCGTCTTTCGCGACGTCCATAAGATCCGCTGGACCCACCTCGCGCCCCTCCCGCATGCGTACCACCCCGTCTCTTCCTCTGCACCGGTCGCGAATATTGTCCAACATCCTTGCGGGCCTTGGAAGTCGGGGAAGAAGGCTGGAGATCGACGCGGGACCGGCACGCGCCCTGGGGCCTGCGCTACGTGCGGCACGTCCTGATGGACTGGCGTCCGAGGAGATACAGGCGCCGAGGACCAACGCCGAACGCCGGGCGGGCCGACCCGGTGGTGGTCGGCCCGTCCGGCGTTAGAAAGCGGGGCGGGAGCCGGGGGACGCGCCCCCGGCGGAGGGGTCAGCAGCCGATCAGGCGGGCGGCCAGGTAGCCCTCGATCTGGTCCAGCGACACGCGCTCCTGCTTCATCGAGTCACGCTCGCGGACGGTGACCGCGTTGTCCTCCAGCGTGTCGAAGTCGACGGTGACGCAGAACGGCGTGCCGATCTCGTCCTGGCGGCGGTAGCGGCGGCCGATGGCGCCGGCGTCGTCGAACTCGATGTTCCAGTGCTGGCGCAGCGCCTGGGCGAGGCCCTTGGCCTTCGGGGACAGCTCCGGGTTGCGGGAGAGCGGGAGCACCGCGACCTTGACCGGGGCCAGGCGGTGGTCGAGGCGCAGGACGGTGCGCTTCTCCATCTTGCCCTTGGCGTTGGGCGCCTCGTCCTCGACGTAGGCGTCGAGCAGGAACGCCAGCATCGCGCGGCCGACACCGGCCGCGGGCTCGATGACGTACGGCGTCCAGCGCTCGCCGGCCTCCTGGTCGAAGTAGGACAGGTCCTGGCCGGACGCCTTGGCGTGCGCGGAGAGGTCGTAGTCGGTGCGGTTGGCGACGCCCTCCAGCTCGCCCCACTCGCTGCCGCCGAAGTTGAAGCGGTACTCGATGTCGGCGGTGCGCTTGGAGTAGTGGGAGAGCTTCTCCTTCGGGTGCTCGTACCAGCGCATGTTCTCCTCACGGAGACCCAGGCCGGTGTACCAGTTCCAGCGCTGCTCCATCCAGTACTCCTGCCACTTCTCGTCCTCGCCCGGCTTGACGAAGAACTCCATCTCCATCTGCTCGAACTCGCGGGTGCGGAAGATGAAGTTGCCGGGCGTGATCTCGTTGCGGAAGGACTTGCCCATCTGGGCGATGCCGAACGGGGGCTTGCGGCGCGAGGTGGTCTGCACCTGGGCGAAGTTGGTGAAGATGCCCTGCGCGGTCTCGGGGCGCAGGTAGGCGACCGAGCCGGAGTCCTGCGTCGGGCCGAGGTGGGTGGAGAGGAGGCCCGAGAACTGCTTGGGCTCGGTGAACTGGCCCTTGGTGCCGCAGTTCGGGCAGTTGATGTCGGCCAGGCCGTTCTCCGGGGCCCGGCCCTTCTTCTCCTCGTACGCCTCTTCCAGGTGGTCGGCGCGGAACCGCTTGTGGCAGGAGGTGCACTCGGTGAGCGGGTCGGTGAAGGTGGCGACGTGGCCGGAGGCGACCCACACCTCGGGGGCGAGGATCACGGACGAGTCGATACCGACGACGTCCTCGCGCGACGTCACCATGTAGCGCCACCACTGGCGCTTGAGGTTCTCCTTCAGCTCGACACCCAGCGGACCGTAGTCCCAGGCGGCGCGCTGACCGCCGTAGATCTCACTGCAGGGGAATACGAAGCCACGGCGCTTGCTCAGGCTGACGATGGTGTCGATCTTGTCGGCGGCCACGGTGCTCTCTTCATTACGACGACGGGCGTTGAAGCGAGACGCTTCAGAGCGAATGCCTCAGGGTACCGGCGGGCACTCCCCCTCAATCAAATCGGTGCCGGGTAAGGGGCGCAGCTCGGGGCCCCCGCCGGGCCGCCCGGGGGCCCTCCAGGCGGTTTGTTGACAACCGTTTCCATATTTGATGAAAATGAGTGTCATGAACGTACGACGACACCGCATATCCGGGATACCGGGGATCGCGCTCGCGGCGACCGCCGCGCTCGGCCTCGGCACCCTGACCGCCTGCTCCTCCGACACCGCGGCAGCGGGCAACACGGACAAGTTCGACGTCGTCGCGTCGTTCTACCCCATGGCCTTCCTCGCCGAGCAGATCGGCGGCGACCACGTGAAGGTCACCAGCCTCACCGAGCCCGGCCAGGAGCCGCACGACCTGGAGATCAGCGCCAAGCAGACCGCGCAGCTCCAGGAGTCCGACGCGGCGCTCTACCTCAAGGGCCTCCAGCCCTCCGTCGACGAGGCGATCACCCAGTCCGGGATCGAGACGAAGATCGACGCCGCCTCGCTCACCTCGCTGGAGGAGCACGGCACCGAGGTCGGCGAGCACGCCGGCGAGCATGCCGGGGAACACTCCGACGAGCACGCGGACGAGCACGCCGGGGACCACGCCGACGAGCACGGCCACAGCCACGAGGGCGAGGGCGGCAAGGACCCCCACATCTGGCTGGACCCGGTGAAGTACGCCGAGGTCGCCGAGGGGGTCGGCAAGGCCTTCGAGAAGGCCGACCCGGACCACGCCGCCGACTACAGGAAGAACACCGAGGCCCTGGTGAAGCGGCTCGGCGAGCTGAACACGAAGTTCGAGACCGGGCTGAAGAACACCGGCACCAAGGTCTTCATCACCACCCACGCCGCCTTCGGCTACCTCGCCGAGCGCTACGGCCTGACCGAGGAGGCCATCAGCGGCCTCGACCCCGACTCCGAGCCCAGCGGCGCCCGCGTGAAGGACCTTGCGACAATGGCGA contains the following coding sequences:
- a CDS encoding glycine--tRNA ligase, translating into MAADKIDTIVSLSKRRGFVFPCSEIYGGQRAAWDYGPLGVELKENLKRQWWRYMVTSREDVVGIDSSVILAPEVWVASGHVATFTDPLTECTSCHKRFRADHLEEAYEEKKGRAPENGLADINCPNCGTKGQFTEPKQFSGLLSTHLGPTQDSGSVAYLRPETAQGIFTNFAQVQTTSRRKPPFGIAQMGKSFRNEITPGNFIFRTREFEQMEMEFFVKPGEDEKWQEYWMEQRWNWYTGLGLREENMRWYEHPKEKLSHYSKRTADIEYRFNFGGSEWGELEGVANRTDYDLSAHAKASGQDLSYFDQEAGERWTPYVIEPAAGVGRAMLAFLLDAYVEDEAPNAKGKMEKRTVLRLDHRLAPVKVAVLPLSRNPELSPKAKGLAQALRQHWNIEFDDAGAIGRRYRRQDEIGTPFCVTVDFDTLEDNAVTVRERDSMKQERVSLDQIEGYLAARLIGC
- a CDS encoding metal ABC transporter solute-binding protein, Zn/Mn family, coding for MNVRRHRISGIPGIALAATAALGLGTLTACSSDTAAAGNTDKFDVVASFYPMAFLAEQIGGDHVKVTSLTEPGQEPHDLEISAKQTAQLQESDAALYLKGLQPSVDEAITQSGIETKIDAASLTSLEEHGTEVGEHAGEHAGEHSDEHADEHAGDHADEHGHSHEGEGGKDPHIWLDPVKYAEVAEGVGKAFEKADPDHAADYRKNTEALVKRLGELNTKFETGLKNTGTKVFITTHAAFGYLAERYGLTEEAISGLDPDSEPSGARVKDLATMAKADGVSTVFYETLVSDKTAKTLAKDARLETDVLDPIEGITDKSRGDDYFQVMEANLKALQQALGAK